The genomic interval CGACTGGCGGATTCGCTTCGTGTTGATGGATGCAGGATACGACCAGACGAAAAACTATGAAGCCGCTCGAGCATTGGGCGCTCAGGCTATCATCCCGATGAATCGCCGGAATGAGAAAGAGCCGCCGGAAGGGATGGATTTCGACGGCACGCCCCGCTGCACGATGGGGTACCGAATGACGTATTGGGGCGTCCATAACGCCTGGCTCAAGTTTCGCTGTCCGCACGCGACAGGCCAGGTCGATTGCCCGCTTGGCATGGCTGCCTGTTCTGCATCGAACTATGGCATGGTCGTGAAGAAGCACCTCGATGAGGACGTCCGTCGATACGCGAATCCACATCGCGGCTCTCGCACATGGAAGATGCTTTATGATGAACGGACCGCTGTAGAGCGCTGTTTTGCACGGCTGAAAGAGTGGCTGACGCTGGACGGCGTGCATGTACGTGGCATCGAGAAAGTCACCGTACATGCGTACATCCACGCGATTGTGCTCTTGGCATCTGCTCTGGCGATGCACCGGACGAATCGTATCGAGCAGGTGGCTTAACCTGATGCTTCGAACCGAACACCACTGAAGGGACGTGATTTATCACACAACAGAAAAGGGTTTTTATGGCATGCGTTATCTTTCACGAGAAGTGTGCGTCGTTTTCGCTCGCAATGGAATCCGTCATTCTGCAAAAGGCTCAAACATAAAAGACGAGGCTTGTCATAAGCATGTATGGACGATCTTGGGCCCGTACCTGGGTCCCGCAAAGGAGGGAAGCGCACTTGTGCAAAGAGAGACGCGGGCACCAGAGCACCGTCCTCTTGGCAGCCATGGCTGTGGTGTTCACGCTGGCGCTCGTGATCTACCCGAAGGTTGGGTACGAGGCTGGCATGCAGGGCCTCCGGGTGTGCTGGGAGATCATCATTCCATCACTTTTGCCGTTTTTCATCGTCTCCGAGTTGCTTCTGGGCCTCGGTGTGGTTCGCGGCTTCGGCGTCCTCCTCGAACCGCTCATGCAACCGCTCTTCAGCGTGCCGGGTGTCGGCGCGTTCGCCCTGTCCATGGGGCTCGCCGCGGGCTATCCCATGGACGCCGTGATCACGGCGCGATTTCGCCAGACGAAACAATGCACCCGAATCGAAGGCGAACGACTTTTGGCCTTCACCAACACGGCGGATCCGCTGTTCATGTTCGGGGCGGTCGCGGTGGGCATGTTCAAATCGCCGGCCCTCGGCGCGCTGTTCGCCTTCGCGCACTACATTTCCTCGTTTCTCGTCGGCGTGGCGTTCAAGTTTTGGGGACGGCGCGATCCCGACCACCTGAGGGAAGTGAAGGAGCGCCAAGAGGTGAGGCCGAAGGGCAACCTGTTCGCTCGCGCCTACCGCGAGATGTTGGCGGCGCGCGCGGAAGACGGGCGCCCCTTCGGGAAACTCCTCGGGAACGCGGTGAGCGAATCGGTCCAGACCATCCTCATGATCTCGGGGTTCATCGTGTTCTTTGCCGTCGTGATCGAAATCCTTGAAGTGAGCGGCATCATGGCGTTCCTGGGATGGCCCCTGATGGAAATCTACCGGCTATTCGGCATTCACACGGGGCTGGTTCAGCCGACGCTGGCCGGCGTGCTCGAACTCGACATCGGCAGCGCCCAAACGGCGGCCGTCCCTGCGCCGCTCCTTCAGAAGCTCGCGCTCGTGAGCGGCATTATCGCCTGGAGTGGCCTCAGCGTCCACGCGCAGGTCGCAAGTGTGTTGACGCACACCGACATTCGCATGCGGCCGTATTTTCTGGCGCGCTTCTTGCACGCGGCCCTGGCGGCGCTCCTCACCGTCGTCCTGTACGGCATGGGCGTCGGAAGGACCGCCCAAGGTGCGATGGCGAGCTTGACGCGTCACCTGCCGATAATGTCGCCCGCCATCGAGCAGGGGGGATTTTGGCCGACGTTCGCACATGCGATGTCGAACAGCTTGGAACTGTGGCTCGGCATCTTCGCGGCCCTCACCGCCTTGTCCGCCGGCGTCCTCCTGCTTCGGAGGATCCGGATGGTCGCCTTTTTCGTTCGCTCGCAAGGATGAGACCACGGAAGACGGCCAGGTATCGCCGAGATGCGATGCCTGGCCGTTTTTGCGAGGCCCGACGAATGACGTCACGCGAGAGGGGGAAAGAACCGATGTTGGACCAGCTGATCGAACAAAATCCACGCTGCCAGCGCGAACGCGTACACCGCGAACCAGCGCATTCTCGCGCGGGAGACCAAGGACTTCGTCCACCGCACCGACAGGTACCCCGTGGCGAGCGCCGCCAACATGCCGGCGAGCATTGGCCCGGACGACAGAGCCGCCGACCCGTGGGCTTCGACGAGATCGTCGAGCTTGATCAGGACGCCGCCCAGAATCGCCGGGATGGACAAGAGAAACGAAATCCGCGTCGCCGCCTCCCTGTTCAGCCCTCGCCAAAGCCCCCCGGCGATGGTCAGACCGGAACGCGACAGCGCCGGCAGAATGGCGGCGCCTTGGAGCGCGCCGATCCACAGGCTGTCCGCCACCGTCATGGTGGTCTCGTTCTTTCGGCCGGCTTCGATGGCGTCCATCCACCACAGGATGACGCCTGTCAGCAAGAATTCGAGGCCGATGGTCGCGCCCGATTCAAAGAGATCGTCAAACCACTCCTCGAACAGCGCGCCGATCACGGCCGTCGGCAAGAGCGCCACCACGAGCATCCACGTCTCGCGGGCCTTCGGATGCTGAATCAGCCAGCGAACCTCCTTGCGCATCGCGTACAGGACCGCGATCAACGTCCCCACGTGGAGCATCAGGACGAACGCTGTGTTGCGCTCGACATCGACGTGAAGCAATTTCTCCAAGAGAACGATGTGGCCTGAGCTCGAGATGGGCAAAAATTCGGTCAGACCCTGCACGGCTCCGAAGAGCACGGCATCTCCGTACGTCATCTCCGTTCCTCCCCGACACGACAACCTCCCTCCCGCAGACGCGCCGTGGGCCTTCGCCCCCTAGATATCTATGGACAGGCGCGTCCGAACATGTCCGGGCTTGGCAGCATGTCTGCAAGGCGATTTCCATACCATGTAGCGACAAGGACAACGTGGCGAGGAGGAACGAGCGTGAAGGCTGCGAAGCTCGCCTTGCAGATTGCCGCGGTTTACATCGGCACGGTCGTGGGAGCAGGATTCGCGTCCGGGCAGGAGGTCTATCAATTCTTTGGCCGATTCGGAGCGTGGGGATTTGTCGGGATCTGCATCGCCACGTGTCTGTTCGCGTGGTGGGGATATCGTTTGCTGGTACTTGGGGCCGAATGTCAGGCCACGTCGTTTCGAGATCTCACGGCGCGTGCGCTGTCGCCGTGGCTGGCACGCGGGGTCGACGCACTCGTCATGGCGATGTTGTTCGGCACCACGACCGCCATGCTGGCTGGCACGGGCGCGCTCTTTCGCGAACAACTCCATCTTTCGTACGCGCTCGGCGTCATGTGTGCGATGGCGGTGGCCGCCATCACGACGGCCTTCGGTATCCGCGGACTGTTTGGCGCCAACGCTGCGATTGTCCCGGCGCTCTGTCTCTTCGCCGCCGGGTTGGCGCTCGTCAACCTGGGCGATCCGTCCAGGCGCTGGGCGATTTTTCACCCTCACGCCGCGGCGGGCTCCGTCGGGGCAGCCGTGCTCTCGGCGCTTGTCTACGCCGCGATGAACGTCGGCCTGTCCATTGGGGTGCTCGTGCCGCTCGGTGGACGAATTCGGGACCTTGGCGCGATCCGGAATGGCGCGATCCTCGGCGCATTGGGACTTGGCGCCTTGCTCGCTTCCGTCGCCGCGACCCTGTTTGCACACGCCCCGGACGCCTACCAATACGCGGTACCCATGGGCCGCATCGCCGCCACCTACCCGCGCGCCGTATCCGTGATGTTTATCGCGGTCCTCTTTGGGGAAATCTACTCCACACTTGTCGGCAATCTGTACGGTCTGCTCGGCGAACGGCCCGCGACGCGGAGGAAACGATTCGCAGCGGCGGGCTTGGTGCTGTGCGCTTGCGCCGTTTTCACAGCGTTTGGTTTTCGGACGATTGTCCAGTATGGGTACACGGCGTTCGGTTGGATCGCGCTGTGGCTCCTCACCCTCCTGACTGCGGCGCGCGGCCCGTTGAAGACCCCGTGATTCCGCCCGTATAATGGCTCATAGTACCAGCCAAGCGGCAAGGGAGTCACACGAGATGAAGACATTCGAACGCGGCATCCAGTGGGGCGCCATCGCGGTGGGCGCCCTCATCTACGCCCTCGGACTGAACGGATTTC from Alicyclobacillus acidocaldarius subsp. acidocaldarius DSM 446 carries:
- the ylbJ gene encoding sporulation integral membrane protein YlbJ, with protein sequence MCKERRGHQSTVLLAAMAVVFTLALVIYPKVGYEAGMQGLRVCWEIIIPSLLPFFIVSELLLGLGVVRGFGVLLEPLMQPLFSVPGVGAFALSMGLAAGYPMDAVITARFRQTKQCTRIEGERLLAFTNTADPLFMFGAVAVGMFKSPALGALFAFAHYISSFLVGVAFKFWGRRDPDHLREVKERQEVRPKGNLFARAYREMLAARAEDGRPFGKLLGNAVSESVQTILMISGFIVFFAVVIEILEVSGIMAFLGWPLMEIYRLFGIHTGLVQPTLAGVLELDIGSAQTAAVPAPLLQKLALVSGIIAWSGLSVHAQVASVLTHTDIRMRPYFLARFLHAALAALLTVVLYGMGVGRTAQGAMASLTRHLPIMSPAIEQGGFWPTFAHAMSNSLELWLGIFAALTALSAGVLLLRRIRMVAFFVRSQG
- a CDS encoding undecaprenyl-diphosphate phosphatase, whose translation is MTYGDAVLFGAVQGLTEFLPISSSGHIVLLEKLLHVDVERNTAFVLMLHVGTLIAVLYAMRKEVRWLIQHPKARETWMLVVALLPTAVIGALFEEWFDDLFESGATIGLEFLLTGVILWWMDAIEAGRKNETTMTVADSLWIGALQGAAILPALSRSGLTIAGGLWRGLNREAATRISFLLSIPAILGGVLIKLDDLVEAHGSAALSSGPMLAGMLAALATGYLSVRWTKSLVSRARMRWFAVYAFALAAWILFDQLVQHRFFPPLA
- a CDS encoding YkvI family membrane protein, encoding MKAAKLALQIAAVYIGTVVGAGFASGQEVYQFFGRFGAWGFVGICIATCLFAWWGYRLLVLGAECQATSFRDLTARALSPWLARGVDALVMAMLFGTTTAMLAGTGALFREQLHLSYALGVMCAMAVAAITTAFGIRGLFGANAAIVPALCLFAAGLALVNLGDPSRRWAIFHPHAAAGSVGAAVLSALVYAAMNVGLSIGVLVPLGGRIRDLGAIRNGAILGALGLGALLASVAATLFAHAPDAYQYAVPMGRIAATYPRAVSVMFIAVLFGEIYSTLVGNLYGLLGERPATRRKRFAAAGLVLCACAVFTAFGFRTIVQYGYTAFGWIALWLLTLLTAARGPLKTP